The following coding sequences lie in one Tichowtungia aerotolerans genomic window:
- the cas5c gene encoding type I-C CRISPR-associated protein Cas5c — protein sequence MSYGIKLRVWGDYALFSRPELKVERVSYDVMTPSAARGILEAIYWKPAIRWVIDRIHVMNPIRFENIRRNEMANRVSVNKKDMEGDRPVCRYIEDDRQQRASLVLRNVEYIIEAHFEFTSDDDRNEGKHLDMFKRRAQKGQCFHRPYFGCREFPVSFEWCDEVPQSPFEDERDFGFMLHDIDFENDRTPRFFRAIMKNGIIDCAQEVVS from the coding sequence ATGAGTTATGGAATCAAGTTAAGGGTGTGGGGCGATTATGCGCTTTTTTCGCGGCCAGAACTTAAGGTGGAACGCGTATCATACGATGTGATGACTCCGTCCGCGGCGCGGGGAATTCTCGAAGCCATTTATTGGAAGCCCGCTATCCGCTGGGTTATTGACCGTATCCATGTAATGAATCCCATCCGCTTTGAGAATATACGCCGAAACGAAATGGCAAACCGAGTTTCGGTGAACAAAAAGGATATGGAAGGGGATCGTCCGGTTTGCCGCTATATCGAGGACGATCGGCAGCAGCGCGCGTCGCTGGTTTTGCGGAACGTGGAATATATCATTGAAGCCCATTTTGAGTTCACCTCCGATGACGATCGGAATGAGGGCAAGCATCTCGATATGTTCAAGCGGCGGGCGCAAAAGGGGCAGTGCTTCCATCGCCCGTATTTCGGCTGTCGCGAATTTCCGGTTTCGTTTGAATGGTGCGACGAGGTGCCGCAGTCGCCGTTTGAAGACGAGCGCGATTTTGGCTTCATGCTGCACGATATTGATTTCGAAAACGACAGGACTCCGCGCTTTTTCAGGGCGATCATGAAAAACGGCATAATCGATTGCGCGCAGGAGGTGGTCTCATGA
- the cas8c gene encoding type I-C CRISPR-associated protein Cas8c/Csd1, with protein MIFQSLITLYDRLAVENKVPPYGFSIEDIGFVITIDRQGNLIGQPEDLRTKTGPQKYEFRTSKVPYTNQVNVRANAAATTPNFMVDKADYIFGMSASAKKDVHHKSFTELINEVCGDSTDEGVVAVKAFLQTWNPRDSVGLSVWKDMCGLHGKWIAFRLAGDSCFVHERPAVQTLWSGFVQKKEFSQGVSFLDGETHDIQPQYAQFKFGSGASLVSFNEVAYESYGKKKGENAPISVEAEFKSSAALKYLFRSKTQRLRIGDATTVFWAERATPVEGMFGQVLNPSMQDEAAAEDVQKFLETVRKGGMPTDIAADGEIKFYILGLSLNKARLALRFWYVCSVDELMVRLRDHFQCLEMERSDKDIPYPGIWHLLKETARETKDISPVLGGALARSILTGAHYPQNLYQGVLGRIRADQRINYLRASILKAVLTRNYNKEVPMSWDPDRKEIAYLLGGLFAVLEKVQLDALGKVNTTIKDRFFSAASATPSSVFPRLLRLSQHHIGKAEYGTVSDRRIAEIMEHVDSFPAHMGLQDQGLFAIAYYQKKNDLYRKKESKTEGEVA; from the coding sequence ATGATCTTTCAGTCGCTGATCACGTTGTACGACCGACTTGCCGTCGAAAACAAAGTTCCTCCTTATGGGTTCAGCATTGAAGACATCGGTTTCGTCATCACCATCGACCGGCAGGGAAATCTGATCGGACAGCCGGAAGATTTACGCACAAAGACCGGTCCACAGAAATATGAGTTCCGAACGTCAAAAGTTCCATATACCAATCAGGTCAATGTTCGAGCCAATGCGGCTGCAACAACTCCAAATTTCATGGTCGATAAGGCCGACTATATTTTCGGCATGTCCGCTTCCGCCAAAAAGGATGTTCATCACAAATCATTCACTGAACTGATTAATGAGGTGTGCGGTGATTCTACCGACGAAGGTGTCGTCGCCGTTAAAGCGTTTTTGCAGACATGGAATCCGAGAGATTCAGTAGGGTTGTCCGTCTGGAAAGACATGTGCGGGTTGCATGGCAAATGGATCGCATTTCGTTTGGCAGGAGATTCATGTTTTGTACATGAGCGGCCGGCTGTGCAAACCTTGTGGAGCGGGTTTGTTCAAAAGAAGGAGTTTTCTCAAGGGGTAAGTTTTCTGGATGGAGAAACTCACGATATTCAGCCCCAGTATGCTCAATTCAAGTTCGGCTCGGGAGCGTCGCTGGTTTCCTTTAATGAAGTTGCCTATGAATCCTATGGGAAAAAGAAGGGTGAAAACGCTCCGATTTCTGTAGAAGCCGAATTCAAGAGTTCCGCCGCGCTTAAATATCTGTTCCGCAGCAAAACCCAGCGCCTTCGTATTGGCGATGCTACGACGGTGTTCTGGGCGGAAAGGGCAACGCCCGTTGAAGGAATGTTTGGTCAGGTTCTGAATCCTTCGATGCAGGATGAAGCCGCCGCTGAAGATGTGCAGAAGTTTCTGGAGACCGTACGCAAGGGCGGGATGCCAACGGACATCGCCGCCGACGGCGAAATCAAATTTTATATTCTAGGACTTTCGCTCAACAAGGCGCGGCTGGCTCTGCGCTTCTGGTATGTCTGTTCGGTGGACGAACTGATGGTGCGGCTGCGCGACCATTTCCAATGTTTGGAAATGGAACGGTCGGACAAGGATATTCCGTATCCGGGTATTTGGCATCTGCTCAAAGAAACCGCCCGCGAAACCAAGGATATTTCCCCGGTGCTTGGCGGTGCGTTGGCGCGATCCATCCTGACCGGAGCTCATTATCCGCAGAATCTCTATCAGGGAGTGCTCGGACGCATTCGTGCGGATCAGCGAATCAATTACCTGCGCGCATCCATTCTAAAAGCTGTATTAACAAGAAACTATAACAAGGAGGTGCCCATGTCCTGGGATCCGGATCGGAAGGAAATTGCATATTTGCTCGGCGGCTTGTTCGCGGTTCTCGAAAAGGTGCAGCTTGATGCGCTTGGGAAAGTTAACACAACGATAAAGGATCGCTTCTTCAGCGCAGCATCTGCCACGCCTTCAAGTGTATTCCCTCGGCTGTTGCGACTGTCTCAGCACCATATTGGAAAAGCGGAGTATGGAACTGTTTCAGATCGGCGCATCGCGGAAATCATGGAACATGTCGATTCGTTTCCTGCACACATGGGCTTGCAGGATCAGGGCTTGTTTGCCATCGCCTATTACCAGAAGAAAAACGATTTATACCGGAAGAAAGAATCAAAAACTGAAGGAGAAGTAGCATGA
- the cas7c gene encoding type I-C CRISPR-associated protein Cas7/Csd2, giving the protein MSEPIQNRYEFVLLFDVKNGNPNGDPDGGNLPRIDPETGHGITTDVCIKRKVRNYVELTKEDQAPFNIYVKEKGILTERRSPAYDAVADVKDKSEKISQARAWMCKNFFDVRTFGAVMSAKENNCGQVRGPVQFAFSQSIDPVVPLEASITRMAVETRKEADAQDGDNRTMGRKTYVPYGLYRIHGFISAPLAKQTGFSEDDLELFWEALLNMFDHDRSAARGEMAPQKLIVFKHASELGNAPAQKLFNLVKVAKNCGEKPPRSFADYTMEIGDAPDGVKLIEML; this is encoded by the coding sequence ATGAGTGAACCCATCCAAAATCGTTACGAGTTTGTTTTGCTGTTTGATGTGAAAAACGGAAACCCCAACGGCGATCCCGATGGCGGAAACCTGCCGCGCATCGACCCGGAAACCGGACATGGGATTACCACTGATGTCTGCATTAAGCGCAAGGTGCGCAACTATGTTGAACTCACCAAAGAGGATCAGGCTCCCTTCAATATCTATGTAAAGGAAAAGGGGATTCTCACCGAACGACGCAGCCCCGCCTATGATGCGGTAGCAGATGTGAAGGATAAATCGGAAAAGATCAGTCAGGCGCGTGCTTGGATGTGTAAGAACTTTTTCGATGTTCGAACATTTGGTGCGGTGATGAGCGCCAAGGAAAATAATTGCGGTCAGGTGCGCGGTCCGGTTCAGTTTGCTTTCTCTCAGAGTATTGATCCGGTTGTTCCGCTGGAAGCAAGCATTACCCGCATGGCTGTTGAAACACGGAAAGAAGCGGATGCTCAAGACGGAGATAACCGTACGATGGGCCGCAAAACATATGTTCCTTACGGCTTGTACCGAATCCACGGGTTCATTTCCGCGCCGCTGGCAAAACAGACCGGATTCTCCGAAGACGACTTGGAGCTGTTCTGGGAAGCGCTACTCAATATGTTCGACCACGACCGCTCTGCCGCGCGCGGCGAAATGGCTCCCCAAAAACTCATTGTGTTTAAGCACGCATCCGAACTCGGGAATGCCCCGGCGCAGAAGCTGTTCAATCTGGTGAAAGTGGCGAAAAACTGCGGCGAAAAACCGCCGCGTTCTTTCGCCGATTACACCATGGAAATCGGCGATGCGCCGGATGGCGTCAAATTGATCGAGATGCTGTAA
- a CDS encoding four helix bundle suffix domain-containing protein: MPEGFIPKHGGYRKLKSFQVAQLAFDVTVRLVEKYIDRFSRTRDQMVQAGRSGVQNIAEASQASGTSKETELKLTNVARASLEELRLDDEDFLRQRRLAIWEQGHPLRQELVDRRCTTADEVAQWVRESSIRSLGQCGLGGQDGADQAASRTSMLSTKLYPEFSANAALVLVNVACALLSRQLQTLEKAFLKEGGLRERMTRARIAARDEQRRRR, translated from the coding sequence ATGCCGGAGGGGTTTATTCCCAAGCATGGCGGCTACCGGAAGCTGAAGAGCTTCCAGGTGGCGCAACTGGCGTTTGATGTGACGGTGCGGTTGGTGGAGAAATACATCGACCGCTTCAGTCGCACGCGCGACCAGATGGTGCAGGCGGGGCGCTCCGGTGTTCAGAATATCGCGGAGGCTTCGCAGGCCTCCGGAACCTCGAAGGAGACAGAACTCAAGCTGACCAATGTTGCGCGCGCGAGCCTGGAAGAGCTGCGTCTCGACGATGAGGATTTTCTGCGACAACGGAGGCTGGCAATTTGGGAGCAGGGCCATCCGCTTCGGCAGGAGCTGGTCGATCGACGGTGTACAACTGCTGATGAGGTAGCGCAATGGGTGCGGGAGAGCTCAATAAGGTCTCTTGGACAATGTGGGCTCGGTGGACAGGATGGGGCGGATCAGGCTGCGTCCAGAACGTCCATGTTGTCCACGAAACTCTACCCTGAATTCTCGGCAAATGCGGCGTTAGTGCTGGTCAATGTGGCTTGTGCTTTGCTGTCGCGCCAGCTGCAGACGTTGGAGAAAGCTTTTCTGAAAGAAGGCGGCCTGCGCGAGCGTATGACCCGCGCGAGGATTGCAGCGCGGGACGAACAGAGGAGGCGGCGATGA
- the cas4 gene encoding CRISPR-associated protein Cas4, whose amino-acid sequence MSFSDSDLLPLSALQHYIYCPRQCALIHLEQQWTENRFTAEGRAQHDRVDRPEHETRDGIRYEYAVLLRSLRLGLIGKADVVEFHDDKVFPVEHKRGRPKPTHCDLVQLCAQALCLEEILGVKIPDGAVFYGQPRRRQAVAFTPQLRSETEQATAALHEMLRSGKTPPAEYDKKKCNACSLLETCMPKKRRAVSDYLQEALREKAP is encoded by the coding sequence ATGAGTTTTTCCGATTCCGATCTTCTTCCGCTTTCCGCGCTGCAGCATTACATCTACTGTCCGCGCCAGTGCGCGTTGATTCATCTGGAGCAGCAGTGGACGGAAAACCGCTTCACCGCCGAGGGCCGGGCGCAGCACGACCGGGTCGACCGCCCCGAACATGAAACGCGCGACGGCATCCGTTATGAATACGCCGTCTTGCTGCGTTCGCTTCGACTGGGGCTGATCGGCAAGGCCGACGTGGTGGAGTTTCACGACGATAAGGTTTTCCCGGTCGAGCACAAGCGCGGTCGGCCCAAGCCGACGCATTGTGATCTCGTGCAGCTGTGCGCCCAGGCGCTCTGCCTCGAGGAAATTCTTGGGGTGAAGATTCCGGACGGGGCCGTCTTTTACGGCCAGCCGCGGCGGCGTCAAGCCGTCGCGTTTACGCCGCAGTTGCGCTCCGAAACCGAGCAGGCCACCGCCGCGTTGCACGAAATGCTCCGCTCCGGAAAAACGCCTCCCGCCGAATACGACAAAAAGAAATGCAATGCCTGCTCGCTGCTCGAAACCTGCATGCCGAAAAAACGGCGCGCCGTGTCTGATTATCTACAGGAGGCCTTACGTGAAAAAGCACCTTAA
- the cas1c gene encoding type I-C CRISPR-associated endonuclease Cas1c produces MKKHLNTLYVTTQKAYLHKEGQSVVVNVEQESKLRVPIHTLDGIVCFGVVSMSPFLMHHCAENNVAVSFLSEYGKFLARIQGPVSGNVLLRREQYRVADRSAAASAIARNILLGKIANARAVLRRALRDHGEQPALKTAENRLSQYLRRLQQPMPIEELRGNEGEAAASYFAAFPQLITVKDAAFSFRGRNRRPPTDPVNAMLSFAYTLLVHDCRSALEGVGLDPCVGYLHADRPGRPSLALDLMEEFRALLADRLVLSLINRRQIQPGDFNDSAGGAVSMTDAARKTLLAAWQKRKQEEIIHPYLEEKCKIGLLPHLQAQLLARHLRGDLDAYPPFIWK; encoded by the coding sequence GTGAAAAAGCACCTTAATACGCTCTACGTCACCACGCAGAAAGCCTATCTCCACAAAGAGGGACAGTCCGTTGTGGTTAACGTCGAACAGGAAAGCAAACTGCGCGTGCCCATTCATACGCTCGACGGTATTGTCTGTTTCGGCGTCGTCTCCATGAGTCCGTTCCTGATGCACCATTGCGCTGAGAACAATGTCGCAGTTTCATTCCTCTCTGAATACGGCAAATTCCTCGCGCGCATCCAGGGGCCGGTCTCCGGCAACGTCCTGCTGCGACGCGAGCAGTACCGCGTGGCCGACCGGTCCGCCGCCGCATCCGCCATCGCCCGCAACATTCTCCTCGGCAAAATCGCCAACGCCCGCGCCGTCCTGCGCCGCGCCCTGCGCGACCACGGCGAGCAGCCCGCTCTGAAAACCGCCGAGAACCGCCTGAGCCAATACCTCCGCCGCCTGCAGCAGCCCATGCCCATCGAAGAGCTGCGCGGCAACGAAGGCGAAGCCGCCGCCTCCTATTTCGCCGCCTTCCCGCAGCTTATCACGGTGAAAGACGCCGCCTTTTCCTTTCGCGGACGCAACCGCCGCCCGCCAACCGACCCCGTGAACGCCATGCTGTCCTTCGCATACACACTGCTCGTGCACGACTGTCGTTCCGCGCTCGAAGGCGTCGGGCTCGACCCCTGCGTCGGCTATCTGCACGCCGACCGCCCCGGACGGCCCAGCCTGGCACTCGACCTGATGGAGGAGTTCCGTGCCTTACTTGCCGACCGTCTCGTACTTTCGCTCATCAACCGCCGCCAGATCCAGCCCGGCGATTTCAACGATTCCGCCGGCGGGGCCGTCTCCATGACCGATGCCGCCCGCAAAACCCTTCTCGCCGCATGGCAGAAACGCAAGCAGGAAGAGATCATTCATCCCTACCTCGAAGAAAAATGTAAAATCGGCCTGCTGCCTCATCTGCAGGCCCAGTTGCTCGCCCGCCACCTGCGAGGCGACCTCGACGCCTATCCGCCCTTCATCTGGAAATAG
- the cas2 gene encoding CRISPR-associated endonuclease Cas2 codes for MLVLVSYDVSTISKPGRRRLARIAKTCLNYGQRVQNSVFECLVDSAQWTALRTELLRLYNPDEDSLRFYFLGKNWEQKLEHHGTKDTPNLENDLLII; via the coding sequence ATGCTCGTCCTCGTCAGCTACGACGTATCAACCATCAGCAAACCCGGACGCCGTCGCCTCGCACGCATTGCCAAAACCTGCCTCAACTACGGCCAGCGCGTCCAGAATTCCGTCTTCGAGTGCCTCGTCGATTCCGCCCAATGGACCGCTCTGCGCACCGAGCTCCTACGTCTCTATAACCCGGACGAAGATTCCCTGCGCTTTTACTTTCTCGGTAAAAACTGGGAACAAAAACTCGAGCACCATGGAACGAAAGACACGCCGAACCTCGAAAATGATTTGCTGATCATTTGA
- a CDS encoding response regulator, translating into MADILVVDDELDMIMMLKAALERQGHSVITASNGVEALGVLQERDVHLVVTDMHMPELDGFDLIPAVLEQFPGQRILAMSGVGQWEPKDNLNVARDLGAVCCVEKPFNLDDFYGCVEELVG; encoded by the coding sequence ATGGCAGATATTCTTGTGGTTGATGATGAGCTGGACATGATTATGATGCTTAAGGCAGCTCTGGAGAGGCAGGGACACTCCGTGATTACGGCGTCCAATGGTGTCGAGGCATTGGGGGTGCTGCAGGAACGCGACGTCCATCTTGTTGTTACGGACATGCATATGCCGGAGTTGGACGGTTTTGATTTGATTCCTGCCGTGCTGGAGCAGTTTCCCGGACAGAGAATTCTTGCGATGTCCGGTGTCGGGCAGTGGGAGCCCAAGGATAATCTGAACGTTGCCCGGGATCTGGGGGCTGTTTGCTGTGTTGAAAAGCCTTTCAACCTGGATGATTTTTACGGATGTGTGGAAGAGCTTGTGGGCTGA
- a CDS encoding insulinase family protein has protein sequence METQFKLIRETAVAELNGIVKEYRHEPTGAEYISVENNDNNKVFGITFRTPPSDSTGVAHILEHTVLCGSRKYPLKDPFVQLLKGSLQTFLNAMTYPDKTVYPVASQNVQDFYNLVDVYLDAVFFPRITPAFFRQEGWHYELEGPDAPLTCKGVVYNEMKGAYSSPDSLLLERSQQSLFPDTTYSLDSGGNPSVIPTLTYGEFREFHETWYHPSNARIFFYGNDDPAKRLEILEEYLGGFQSLENPPDSSIPLQPSFKKPALIKETFAAGDEDSKAFVTVNWALPEGSLHFALTVLDHILTGTSGSPLRKALIESGLGEDIAGFGLETHLRQPAYSIGMKGVDTPNLGKVEKLIFQTLEKLVQDGIDPGDIDAALNSFEFDLRENNRGSCPQGLSVMLTMLETWLYDWDPLVLAAYEKPLAGLKQALADNPRYFEELIENSLLKNPHRSVVRLIPDAFKAEREDAEDAAVMQAVKDAMIPDEIKRTMTAAERLLDMQKAPDSPAAIKTIPLLCRNDLRKEVRVIPREIETFDNATVLFHDLFTGGIAYIDIGLDLHVLDTDDLPWVSLLGSMLLEMGTQKESFASLSQRIARKTGGIYAAPVHAVPEQSPESVSRLFLRGKCMANRIEDLFSIISDILFLPAFDNIKRFKEVLLEQKAEMESGLVPNGHTAVLSRLKAHYHEASRAAEAMGGIDALFFHREIEQRVDDEWAAILERIETILKKMLAGGLVVNVTADNRDRAVIFQSLEKFLCAFPTMGNNLSNPWAFKADLPKSEALTAPSRVNYVGSAINLFDNHYQHDGSALVVTKYLRTAWLWEKIRVQGGAYGALCTFEPCCGVFAFASYRDPNLADTLEVYAQTGEFLKNLDIDQDELSRALIGAIGGIDTYRLPDAKGYCDTLRWLTGITDEKRQQRRNEILATTVEHFRQFGEFLDMHDAVTAVLGSKESIELSNVPFERHLKVL, from the coding sequence ATGGAAACCCAGTTCAAATTGATTCGTGAAACCGCCGTCGCCGAACTCAACGGCATCGTAAAAGAATATCGCCACGAACCGACCGGAGCGGAATACATCTCGGTAGAGAACAACGACAACAACAAGGTGTTCGGGATTACCTTTCGCACTCCCCCCTCCGACTCCACCGGCGTCGCCCACATTCTTGAACACACCGTCCTGTGCGGGTCCCGCAAGTACCCTCTGAAAGACCCGTTCGTTCAGCTTCTCAAGGGTTCCCTTCAGACCTTTCTGAACGCGATGACCTACCCCGACAAAACGGTCTACCCGGTCGCCAGCCAGAACGTGCAGGACTTCTACAATCTCGTCGACGTCTATCTGGACGCCGTTTTCTTCCCGCGCATCACCCCGGCCTTCTTCCGGCAGGAAGGCTGGCACTACGAGCTGGAAGGCCCGGACGCACCCCTCACCTGCAAGGGCGTTGTCTACAACGAAATGAAAGGGGCCTATTCGTCCCCCGACAGCCTGCTGCTTGAACGCTCCCAGCAAAGCCTTTTCCCGGACACCACCTACAGCCTCGACTCCGGCGGCAACCCCTCGGTGATCCCGACTCTCACCTACGGCGAATTCCGCGAATTCCACGAAACGTGGTATCACCCCTCCAACGCCCGCATTTTCTTTTACGGCAACGACGACCCCGCCAAACGGCTCGAAATTCTCGAAGAATACCTCGGCGGTTTTCAATCCCTGGAAAATCCGCCGGACTCCTCCATTCCACTGCAGCCCTCTTTTAAAAAACCGGCCCTGATCAAGGAAACCTTCGCCGCCGGCGATGAAGACTCCAAAGCCTTCGTGACTGTCAACTGGGCACTGCCCGAAGGATCCCTTCACTTTGCGCTCACCGTGCTCGACCACATCCTCACCGGAACCTCCGGTTCGCCGCTTCGCAAGGCGCTCATCGAATCCGGCCTCGGCGAGGACATCGCGGGCTTCGGCCTCGAAACCCATCTGCGCCAGCCTGCCTATTCCATCGGCATGAAAGGAGTCGACACTCCAAACCTTGGCAAGGTGGAAAAACTGATTTTTCAAACCCTGGAAAAACTGGTTCAGGACGGCATTGATCCCGGCGACATCGACGCCGCGCTCAACTCCTTCGAATTCGACCTGCGCGAAAACAACCGCGGTTCCTGCCCGCAGGGGCTCTCCGTCATGCTCACCATGCTCGAAACCTGGCTGTACGACTGGGATCCGCTGGTGCTCGCCGCCTACGAAAAACCGCTGGCCGGCCTGAAACAGGCACTGGCCGACAACCCGCGCTATTTTGAAGAGCTCATCGAAAACTCCCTGCTGAAAAACCCGCACCGCTCTGTTGTCCGGCTCATCCCGGACGCCTTTAAGGCCGAGCGCGAAGATGCTGAAGATGCCGCCGTAATGCAGGCCGTAAAGGATGCGATGATTCCCGACGAAATCAAACGCACCATGACAGCCGCCGAACGCCTGCTCGACATGCAGAAAGCTCCCGACAGCCCGGCCGCCATCAAAACGATCCCGCTGCTGTGCCGCAACGACCTGCGCAAAGAGGTGCGCGTCATTCCGCGCGAAATCGAAACCTTCGACAACGCCACGGTCCTTTTTCACGACCTGTTCACCGGCGGCATCGCCTACATCGATATCGGGCTGGACCTTCATGTGCTCGACACCGACGACCTGCCGTGGGTTTCCCTGCTCGGAAGCATGCTTTTGGAAATGGGCACCCAGAAAGAAAGCTTTGCCTCCCTCTCGCAGCGCATTGCCCGAAAAACCGGCGGAATTTATGCTGCGCCGGTTCATGCGGTTCCGGAACAATCCCCGGAAAGCGTCAGTCGTCTCTTCCTGCGCGGGAAGTGCATGGCCAACCGGATTGAAGATCTGTTTTCGATCATCAGCGATATCCTCTTCCTGCCGGCGTTCGACAACATCAAGCGTTTCAAGGAAGTCCTGCTGGAGCAGAAAGCGGAAATGGAAAGCGGACTGGTCCCCAACGGCCACACCGCCGTTCTCTCCCGCCTGAAAGCGCATTATCACGAGGCCTCCCGCGCCGCGGAAGCCATGGGCGGCATTGATGCTCTCTTTTTTCACCGCGAGATCGAACAGCGCGTGGATGACGAATGGGCCGCGATTCTTGAACGAATCGAAACCATCCTGAAAAAGATGCTGGCCGGCGGACTGGTCGTTAACGTGACCGCAGACAACCGGGACCGGGCCGTGATTTTCCAATCCCTGGAAAAATTCCTGTGTGCTTTTCCAACCATGGGAAACAATCTTTCCAACCCCTGGGCATTTAAAGCCGATCTCCCAAAGTCCGAGGCCCTTACGGCGCCCTCTCGCGTCAACTATGTCGGCAGCGCAATCAATCTGTTCGACAACCACTACCAGCACGACGGTTCAGCGCTGGTGGTTACCAAATATCTGCGCACCGCCTGGCTGTGGGAAAAGATCCGCGTTCAGGGAGGCGCTTATGGCGCGCTGTGTACGTTTGAACCCTGTTGCGGCGTCTTTGCCTTTGCCTCCTATCGCGACCCGAATCTGGCCGACACGCTCGAAGTTTACGCCCAGACCGGAGAGTTTCTCAAAAATCTGGATATTGATCAGGACGAGCTGAGCCGTGCACTGATCGGAGCCATCGGCGGAATCGACACCTACCGACTGCCCGATGCCAAAGGATACTGCGACACCCTGCGCTGGCTCACCGGAATCACCGACGAAAAACGCCAGCAGCGCCGCAACGAAATTCTGGCCACAACGGTCGAACACTTCCGGCAGTTTGGTGAGTTTCTCGATATGCACGATGCCGTTACCGCCGTGCTGGGCTCCAAAGAGTCCATTGAACTCTCCAACGTGCCCTTTGAGCGTCATCTGAAAGTCCTGTAA
- a CDS encoding VanZ family protein — MFGKKPPQIRHVGLFAALTVAAMALFFNLYEPWQAIGPERIVDGSFESPDCAAEWTGWDERLARLAHGDGYRNSTGVILEATPRHHSTLRKTIPDIKNIPAFKVSVRAKAEKVHPGTEGYHLPRTIFFYRNSKGKGMYNHSHTVFGLKKDTRWKRYSSIFPVPENSMDGRLQLQNLGSSGTLYVDDVSVIPVSPRPTAPFFQVLFILLWIGAFSACLLALSPWTSRTGTATLLCATGIIAGVLLPGEFLNRSILRTADMFQKTVQRITPPKPETPSPAQTDKIPAAESEPRPEEKPAPHQPKPPAETPADTFVRHTYITGHFSLFLILAALSMLTWAPAHKPNRIIFAVLAGLTLFAASTEVLQFLTPDRKAGLDDLAVDFSGILIAVALTTLLTIPRRIRRTAKSAGHPKNT; from the coding sequence ATGTTCGGAAAAAAACCACCTCAAATTCGCCATGTCGGCCTGTTTGCGGCTCTAACGGTCGCCGCCATGGCACTGTTTTTCAACCTCTATGAGCCGTGGCAGGCAATCGGGCCGGAACGGATCGTCGACGGCAGTTTTGAAAGCCCGGACTGCGCCGCAGAGTGGACAGGCTGGGACGAGCGGCTGGCGCGCCTGGCCCATGGAGACGGCTACAGAAACTCCACAGGCGTAATTCTGGAAGCAACCCCGAGACACCACAGCACGCTGCGGAAGACCATTCCGGACATAAAAAATATCCCTGCCTTCAAAGTTTCCGTTCGGGCCAAAGCGGAAAAGGTTCATCCGGGAACAGAAGGATACCATCTGCCGCGAACCATTTTCTTTTACCGAAACAGCAAGGGCAAAGGAATGTACAACCATTCCCACACGGTGTTCGGTCTCAAAAAAGATACGAGGTGGAAGCGCTACTCCAGTATATTCCCGGTTCCGGAAAACAGTATGGACGGCCGGCTTCAGCTTCAAAACCTGGGAAGCAGTGGAACGCTGTATGTTGATGACGTATCTGTCATTCCGGTCAGCCCGCGACCGACCGCTCCGTTTTTTCAGGTGCTGTTCATCCTGCTCTGGATTGGCGCATTCAGTGCCTGTCTGCTTGCTCTTTCGCCGTGGACCAGCCGAACCGGCACCGCCACCCTGCTGTGCGCGACAGGCATTATTGCCGGGGTTCTGCTCCCTGGGGAATTTCTCAACAGAAGCATCCTTCGCACCGCGGACATGTTTCAGAAAACCGTACAGCGAATCACACCACCGAAACCCGAAACACCGTCACCTGCCCAAACGGACAAAATCCCGGCCGCCGAATCCGAACCCCGGCCCGAAGAGAAACCGGCACCGCACCAACCGAAACCACCGGCAGAGACTCCGGCCGACACCTTTGTCAGACACACCTATATCACGGGGCACTTTTCTCTCTTTCTGATACTGGCGGCCCTGTCAATGCTCACATGGGCTCCGGCCCATAAACCAAACCGCATTATTTTTGCGGTTCTGGCCGGGCTCACCCTGTTTGCGGCGTCAACGGAAGTGCTTCAGTTTCTCACTCCGGACCGCAAGGCCGGCCTGGATGATCTGGCGGTGGACTTTTCCGGCATCCTGATCGCAGTGGCGCTGACAACGCTGCTGACGATTCCGCGCCGCATCCGGCGCACGGCAAAATCCGCCGGACACCCTAAAAACACGTAA